A single region of the Triticum dicoccoides isolate Atlit2015 ecotype Zavitan chromosome 2B, WEW_v2.0, whole genome shotgun sequence genome encodes:
- the LOC119361169 gene encoding ethylene-responsive transcription factor 1B-like yields the protein MEQHFTVTFPPGSYYQHHRYAAAAAPSSNYDMSDMDDMTFLGTLLESTGHASCSGPSLSSSSSCSDMTGMGPGAPHVPAGSSSPKRRGHQATAAVPIAKDFIGVRTRPWGKFAAEIRDSTRNGARVWLGTFGSPEAAAMAYDQAAFSARGDAAVLNFPVERVRESLRALALGAVVGSPVLALKRRHRTRRRSPNKRPVKQQRRVAAVQEAALSATTGAVVLEDLGVEYLEELLRVSEPHMGHLHTTATASS from the coding sequence ATGGAGCAGCATTTCACCGTCACTTTCCCGCCCGGATCCTACTACCAGCACCACcgctacgccgccgccgccgcaccgtcgtcTAACTACGACATGAGCGACATGGACGACATGACCTTCCTCGGCACCCTCTTGGAGTCCACGGGTCATGCCTCCTGCtctggcccctctctctcttcGAGCTCGTCCTGCTCCGACATGACGGGCATGGGGCCTGGCGCACCACATGTGCCCGCGGGCAGCAGCTCGCCGAAGCGCCGTGGTCACCAAGCCACCGCGGCCGTGCCCATTGCCAAAGACTTCATCGGGGTGCGCACGCGCCCGTGGGGCAAGTTCGCCGCCGAGATCCGGGACTCGACGCGGAACGGCGCCCGCGTGTGGCTCGGCACCTTCGGCAGCCCCGAGGCGGCCGCCATGGCCTACGACCAGGCCGCCTTCTCCGCGCGCGGCGACGCCGCCGTGCTCAACTTCCCCGTCGAGCGCGTCCGGGAGTCGCTCCGCGCGCTCGCGCTCGGCGCCGTCGTGGGCTCGCCCGTGCTCGCGCTCAAGCGCCGCCACCGCACGCGCAGGCGGTCGCCCAACAAGAGGCCCGTGAAGCAGCAGCGCCGGGTTGCGGCCGTGCAGGAGGCAGCGCTGTCTGCGACGACCGGCGCGGTGGTGCTGGAGGACCTCGGCGTCGAGTACCTGGAGGAGCTCCTCCGGGTGTCCGAGCCGCACATGGGTCATCTCCACACAACGGCGACGGCGTCGTCTTGA